In Chryseobacterium camelliae, one DNA window encodes the following:
- a CDS encoding helix-turn-helix domain-containing protein, translating into MKTQPNYKRIYMDMLTMKYPEKAASCTDILNKKNIDIMDIIHLDQIICGKKEFTDSRFDQKLKSYDKKTIFEILEYQKKNRLNNSQLARHFNLSRNSITKWKKLFLTELNK; encoded by the coding sequence ATGAAAACACAGCCCAATTACAAAAGAATCTATATGGATATGTTAACTATGAAATATCCCGAAAAAGCCGCTTCCTGCACCGATATCCTAAACAAAAAAAATATTGACATCATGGATATCATCCATCTGGACCAGATTATCTGTGGTAAAAAAGAGTTTACCGACTCCCGTTTTGACCAGAAGCTTAAGTCCTATGATAAGAAGACCATTTTTGAGATCCTGGAATACCAGAAAAAAAACCGGCTCAATAACAGTCAGCTCGCCAGGCATTTTAACCTGAGCAGGAATAGCATAACAAAGTGGAAAAAACTGTTTCTAACAGAGCTCAATAAGTAA
- a CDS encoding transposase gives MNFKNIHIGSLIEKKVAESELESYRICKFIHCTEPQISEMYKAPSLDTDLLLRWSKLLEYDFFRLYTQHLILYAPPGPEKRNPEKNASSLLPVFRKNIYTKEIIDFILELVTTGKKTKPEIMHQYKIPKTTLYKWISKQNKKNE, from the coding sequence ATGAATTTCAAAAACATTCACATCGGAAGTCTAATTGAGAAAAAAGTCGCTGAGAGCGAGCTCGAATCGTACCGGATCTGTAAATTTATCCATTGCACAGAACCCCAGATTTCCGAGATGTACAAAGCGCCGTCACTGGATACTGACCTTCTCCTACGCTGGAGCAAACTTCTGGAATATGATTTTTTCAGGCTCTATACCCAACACCTCATCCTGTATGCCCCTCCGGGCCCGGAGAAACGGAATCCTGAAAAAAATGCATCAAGCCTGCTTCCGGTTTTCAGAAAAAACATTTACACCAAGGAAATCATTGATTTCATTCTGGAATTGGTGACGACCGGAAAGAAGACCAAACCGGAAATCATGCACCAGTATAAAATTCCTAAAACCACCTTATACAAATGGATCAGCAAACAAAATAAAAAAAATGAATAA
- a CDS encoding tyrosine-type recombinase/integrase, producing MNFFYFLSKKTTTFNNTICLTITINSKVSHRIKLRLTIAEKEWDRERQRPINIYSKKYKELNALLNRIKIHLAQYLSNNPDISRTEISREIKKICSEKTAVYPEDSFLYMMSSYLETKRESLSLSTYRRYVVFLRLMEKFEGFLGRNIFTEEVDSALIRQFYAFGRIEEYTESTLNRTAEFIKTILNFAERKGIITQVRQLEIPRLKTVRRVLVLDEKEIGKIRKTVVPTELSNAKAWLLISCYTGQRISDFMRFTTGQLIKIDHKPCISFIQQKTGKEIILPLHPEVLKIMNRYEGTFPPAIETSLYNAQIKKVAALAGINETVRMRKREGFRGREICTQKWENISSHIGRRSFASNFYGKIPTPLLMQATGHSTEQMFLNYINPVHHSRVVSLSDYFERIYAEGYRSS from the coding sequence ATGAATTTTTTTTATTTTTTGTCCAAAAAAACGACAACTTTTAATAATACCATATGCCTAACTATCACTATAAACAGCAAAGTTTCACACCGGATCAAGCTCCGTCTAACCATTGCGGAAAAAGAATGGGATCGTGAAAGGCAACGCCCGATAAATATTTATTCAAAAAAGTACAAAGAACTCAACGCCCTTCTTAACAGAATTAAAATCCATCTTGCACAATACCTGAGTAATAACCCTGATATTTCCCGTACTGAAATCTCCCGGGAAATCAAAAAAATATGTTCAGAGAAAACAGCGGTCTATCCTGAAGACTCATTCCTTTATATGATGTCTTCTTACCTTGAAACCAAGAGAGAAAGCCTATCACTTTCTACCTACAGGAGGTATGTGGTCTTCCTGCGGCTGATGGAAAAATTTGAAGGTTTTTTAGGCCGAAATATCTTTACTGAAGAAGTAGATTCTGCCCTCATCAGGCAGTTTTATGCTTTCGGGAGAATAGAAGAGTATACGGAAAGCACCCTGAACAGGACCGCTGAGTTTATAAAGACCATCCTTAACTTTGCTGAACGCAAAGGCATCATTACACAGGTACGGCAACTGGAGATTCCCAGGCTTAAAACGGTAAGAAGAGTGCTTGTCCTTGATGAGAAAGAAATTGGTAAAATCCGGAAAACAGTTGTCCCTACTGAGCTTAGCAACGCGAAGGCCTGGCTCCTGATCAGCTGTTATACCGGACAGAGGATATCAGATTTCATGCGTTTTACTACCGGACAACTGATCAAGATCGATCATAAGCCATGCATCTCGTTCATCCAGCAGAAGACGGGAAAGGAAATCATTCTCCCCCTGCATCCAGAAGTGTTGAAGATCATGAATAGATACGAAGGTACATTCCCTCCGGCCATAGAGACCTCCTTATACAATGCCCAGATTAAAAAAGTGGCAGCACTGGCAGGAATCAATGAGACTGTCAGAATGCGGAAAAGGGAGGGTTTCCGGGGAAGGGAAATCTGTACGCAGAAATGGGAAAATATCAGCAGTCACATAGGAAGGAGAAGCTTTGCGTCCAATTTCTACGGAAAGATCCCTACTCCTTTACTGATGCAGGCCACCGGCCATAGTACAGAGCAGATGTTTCTGAATTACATCAATCCTGTGCATCATTCCAGAGTTGTTTCATTAAGCGATTATTTTGAACGAATTTATGCAGAAGGATACCGAAGCAGCTAA
- a CDS encoding DUF4142 domain-containing protein translates to MKNSVLAILAVAAMVACKKNETTAVDTAGDSTAMSTPADSGMTGTGTDSTAMSTNTDAAATGTLSDQDKTFADAAAMGGMMEVMAGQLASTNATNATVKSLAQMMVKDHTKANDELKAWASKAGYSLPTALSADMQKKYDELKMKKGAEFDRAYADMMVTDHQTTIANFKKEASGGSDASLKSFASKTLPTLEHHLMESEKAKNAVK, encoded by the coding sequence ATGAAAAACTCAGTCCTAGCCATTTTAGCCGTTGCGGCTATGGTGGCATGTAAAAAAAATGAAACGACAGCAGTAGATACAGCAGGGGATAGCACTGCAATGTCAACGCCTGCTGATTCCGGAATGACTGGCACAGGTACTGATTCAACCGCTATGTCCACCAATACGGATGCGGCTGCAACCGGTACCCTGAGCGACCAGGATAAGACGTTCGCCGATGCTGCTGCCATGGGCGGAATGATGGAAGTAATGGCAGGGCAGCTTGCATCCACTAATGCTACCAATGCTACCGTAAAATCGTTGGCTCAGATGATGGTGAAAGACCATACGAAAGCCAATGATGAACTGAAAGCATGGGCTTCAAAAGCGGGATATTCTTTGCCGACAGCTTTAAGTGCCGATATGCAGAAAAAATATGACGAACTGAAAATGAAAAAAGGAGCCGAATTTGACCGTGCATACGCCGATATGATGGTAACGGATCACCAGACAACCATTGCCAACTTCAAGAAAGAAGCTTCAGGCGGATCTGATGCTTCATTAAAATCCTTCGCAAGCAAAACGCTTCCTACTTTAGAACATCATTTGATGGAATCTGAGAAAGCCAAAAATGCTGTAAAATAA
- a CDS encoding exodeoxyribonuclease VII large subunit translates to MQGIEPTYQIYSPAAVIGLFNNALKLNATVNLIYLKGRYSYGGGKAYVNYYYDFLYSESDSTSIGVKMPGLLRSKIVNNELYTLRGFIEKRIKNSSIELVFVVDEIIAQEEKAVSEEDLKRYDLIQRKLEQGSRDLETFIRNKILQSEKVRIANVFGHNAIVQKDFYEGLDVSSKDFDIDEYTCNITSATSVSDVLSRISDTGYDVIALVRGGGDKQSFEVFNSLSLAEQFIALPSITITALGHTADETLLDKLADKRYHLPHDYGAGLHSILNKLTEEKSNSRALLIEEVRKDVSKQFVEQVTTLTGQLKKKNEEFAEAQKTFKEQVELQTKTFNAQLKVRNEEVEKLKKEISDTYGKQVQTLTEQLAKRNEDVQKLQENAAKQIQELNTHFTAQQKQRQEEMEAGRKEIAALYEKNMQSAINEKTAALQAGLDMVQQENKRLLKQVQEPKADYIRLIIAAVIALVIGFILAKTI, encoded by the coding sequence ATGCAGGGCATTGAACCTACTTACCAGATCTATTCCCCGGCAGCCGTCATCGGCCTGTTCAATAATGCCCTGAAGCTGAATGCAACCGTTAACCTGATTTACCTGAAAGGCCGGTATTCTTATGGTGGCGGTAAAGCGTATGTCAACTATTACTATGATTTTTTGTACTCTGAGAGCGATAGTACTTCAATCGGGGTTAAAATGCCGGGCCTGTTGAGAAGTAAGATAGTAAATAATGAACTTTATACCCTTCGCGGATTTATAGAGAAAAGAATTAAGAATTCAAGCATCGAACTGGTTTTTGTGGTTGATGAAATCATTGCCCAGGAGGAAAAGGCTGTTTCAGAAGAAGACCTGAAGCGGTACGATCTTATCCAGAGGAAACTGGAACAGGGTTCCCGGGACCTGGAAACGTTTATCAGGAATAAAATATTACAGTCTGAGAAAGTCAGGATTGCCAATGTGTTCGGCCATAATGCCATTGTACAGAAAGATTTCTATGAGGGCCTTGATGTCTCCTCGAAAGATTTTGATATTGATGAGTATACCTGTAACATCACTTCGGCGACTTCCGTTTCGGATGTCCTGAGCAGGATTTCGGATACCGGCTATGACGTCATCGCCCTCGTACGCGGAGGCGGGGACAAGCAGAGCTTTGAGGTATTCAATAGCCTCAGCCTGGCAGAACAGTTTATTGCACTTCCTTCCATCACCATTACTGCACTCGGCCACACAGCAGATGAAACCCTCCTGGATAAACTTGCGGATAAAAGATATCACCTCCCTCACGATTATGGTGCCGGATTGCACTCCATACTGAATAAACTGACGGAGGAAAAATCCAATTCCAGGGCCCTGCTTATCGAGGAGGTAAGAAAAGACGTTTCCAAACAATTTGTGGAGCAGGTAACCACGCTTACCGGACAGCTCAAAAAGAAAAACGAAGAATTCGCGGAAGCCCAGAAAACCTTTAAAGAGCAGGTAGAACTGCAGACGAAAACCTTCAATGCGCAACTGAAGGTCCGAAATGAGGAAGTTGAAAAGCTTAAAAAAGAAATTTCGGATACGTACGGCAAACAGGTACAGACCTTAACGGAGCAGCTGGCCAAAAGGAATGAAGATGTCCAGAAATTGCAGGAAAATGCAGCTAAGCAGATTCAGGAGCTGAATACACATTTTACAGCGCAGCAGAAGCAGCGTCAGGAAGAAATGGAAGCCGGGAGGAAGGAAATCGCAGCCCTGTATGAGAAAAATATGCAGTCTGCCATCAATGAGAAAACGGCAGCATTACAGGCCGGCCTGGATATGGTACAACAGGAAAACAAGCGTTTGCTGAAGCAGGTGCAGGAACCAAAGGCAGATTATATCAGACTGATAATTGCAGCCGTGATCGCATTGGTTATCGGTTTTATACTGGCAAAAACGATTTGA
- a CDS encoding SDR family oxidoreductase, whose translation MKIFLTGATGYIGKRLLIQLLSNGHQVICSVRDKKRFDISPYKNYDHQLSVIEHDYNDPSTLSEVDKNIDIAYYLIHSMSANADFSKAEKISAQNFSQTIEKTNCQQVIYLTGIVNEKDLSKHLQSRKDVEDELKSDAYALTVLRAGIIIGSGSASFEIIRDLVEKLPVMVAPKWLKTLCQPIGIRNVIEFLMGVMGKTFTYNRHFDIAGPDVLSYKEMLMIFAEERKLKRTIISVPVLSPKLSSYWLYFITSTSYVLAKNLVESMKINVVAEKNDLAERLGITLLTYRESLRLSFDKIEQNDVLSTWYDSFGSYRYSKNVWDFLEVPTMGVFKDKRTRKIQNEQKTLDKIFGIGGKNGWYHANYLWNLRGSIDKLFGGVGLRRGRKNSTLISVGDSVDFWRVLYASREEKRLLLFAEMKVPGEAWLEFRIKDGSLVQEATFRPVGLWGRLYWYAVLPFHGYIFNGMIRKLTDDKE comes from the coding sequence ATGAAAATATTTCTTACCGGCGCCACGGGATATATCGGTAAAAGGCTTCTGATCCAGCTCCTCAGCAATGGCCATCAAGTCATCTGCTCCGTGCGGGATAAAAAACGCTTCGACATATCACCGTATAAAAATTATGATCATCAGCTAAGCGTTATCGAACATGACTACAATGATCCGTCAACCTTGTCTGAAGTGGACAAAAATATTGATATTGCCTATTATCTCATCCACTCCATGTCTGCTAATGCAGATTTTAGCAAAGCTGAAAAAATTTCCGCTCAAAATTTCTCACAAACCATTGAAAAAACAAATTGCCAGCAGGTAATTTACCTGACCGGGATTGTAAATGAAAAAGACCTTTCCAAACACCTCCAGTCAAGAAAAGATGTTGAGGATGAACTGAAATCTGACGCCTATGCCCTGACTGTGCTTCGGGCAGGAATCATCATCGGGTCGGGGTCCGCCTCTTTTGAAATCATCCGTGACCTTGTGGAAAAACTCCCTGTAATGGTAGCCCCGAAATGGTTGAAAACCCTTTGCCAGCCTATCGGGATCAGAAATGTCATCGAATTTCTGATGGGTGTTATGGGAAAAACATTTACCTACAACAGGCATTTTGATATTGCCGGCCCGGATGTGCTTTCTTACAAGGAGATGCTGATGATTTTTGCGGAGGAGCGGAAACTGAAGCGCACCATTATTTCTGTGCCTGTTCTCAGCCCTAAATTATCATCTTACTGGCTGTATTTTATCACCTCCACGTCTTATGTACTCGCCAAAAATCTTGTGGAAAGCATGAAAATCAACGTTGTGGCAGAGAAAAACGACCTTGCCGAACGGCTGGGCATTACCTTACTTACCTACCGCGAAAGCCTTCGGCTGAGCTTCGACAAGATCGAACAGAACGACGTGCTCTCTACCTGGTACGACTCTTTCGGCAGCTACCGGTACTCCAAAAATGTGTGGGATTTCCTGGAAGTCCCTACCATGGGCGTTTTCAAAGATAAAAGAACGAGGAAGATCCAAAATGAACAGAAGACCCTGGATAAGATCTTTGGTATCGGAGGAAAAAACGGCTGGTATCACGCGAATTACCTCTGGAACCTGAGAGGAAGCATCGACAAACTTTTCGGCGGTGTGGGACTAAGGCGCGGGCGGAAAAATTCAACGCTGATCAGTGTGGGTGACAGTGTAGATTTCTGGCGCGTCCTGTATGCCAGCAGGGAAGAAAAAAGACTGCTACTGTTTGCAGAAATGAAAGTGCCCGGTGAAGCGTGGCTGGAATTCAGGATTAAAGACGGAAGCCTGGTCCAGGAAGCTACCTTCCGGCCTGTAGGCCTGTGGGGAAGATTGTACTGGTACGCCGTACTGCCCTTCCATGGGTATATTTTCAACGGTATGATCAGAAAACTCACAGATGATAAGGAATAA
- a CDS encoding response regulator transcription factor → MKTIYILEDETGIRDALQLLLSFEDYDVRSFSTVEAFNNRGASAVPDLFILDVMMPDGSGTEVCNQLKSEPATSGIPVMIISAHAKAEQVTKACNADMFISKPFDIDDVLIKIENLIGSEAGL, encoded by the coding sequence ATGAAAACTATTTATATCCTGGAAGATGAGACAGGCATCAGAGATGCATTGCAATTACTCCTGTCATTTGAAGATTACGACGTACGTTCTTTTTCTACCGTAGAAGCATTTAACAACAGGGGTGCATCCGCAGTGCCCGATCTGTTTATTCTGGATGTGATGATGCCGGACGGATCCGGAACCGAAGTTTGCAATCAACTGAAGAGCGAACCGGCTACTTCCGGTATTCCTGTCATGATCATCAGCGCACATGCAAAAGCGGAACAGGTAACCAAAGCGTGCAATGCAGATATGTTTATCAGCAAACCCTTCGATATTGATGACGTACTGATTAAAATCGAGAACCTCATCGGCTCTGAAGCCGGCTTGTAA
- a CDS encoding alpha-amylase family glycosyl hydrolase: MEHPYHPRYLPKKYVEIIPPDWIKNATVYELNIRQFSEEGTFKAVEKQLPRLRKMGIDIIWLMPVQPIGKVNRKGSLGSYYSVKDYLEVNPEFGTNEDFRHLVQAIHQEGMYVILDWVANHTSWDNEMVSKHPEWYRKSRKDTFQSTRWRDYDDIIELDYRYPELREYMTDALKFWIREYDIDGYRCDIASFIPIDFWENARTELDAIKPVLMLAEAEDRELHRRAFDVTYNWTLWNILHQLALNERSVKILTEAYLAEHVSIFPKDGIRLNFIDNHDKNSWEGNQLQQFW; this comes from the coding sequence ATGGAGCACCCTTATCACCCTCGTTATCTGCCTAAGAAGTATGTAGAAATCATACCCCCGGACTGGATCAAAAACGCTACCGTTTATGAGCTTAATATCCGTCAGTTTTCAGAAGAAGGCACTTTTAAAGCTGTGGAAAAACAGCTTCCGAGACTCAGGAAAATGGGCATTGACATCATCTGGCTGATGCCGGTGCAGCCTATAGGAAAAGTAAACCGCAAAGGCAGCCTGGGAAGTTACTATTCAGTCAAAGATTACCTGGAAGTAAATCCGGAATTCGGGACTAATGAAGATTTCCGGCATCTGGTACAGGCCATCCATCAGGAAGGCATGTACGTCATCCTGGATTGGGTGGCCAATCATACCAGCTGGGATAATGAAATGGTGAGCAAACACCCGGAATGGTACAGGAAATCCAGGAAAGATACCTTCCAGTCTACCCGGTGGAGGGACTACGATGATATTATTGAACTGGATTACAGGTATCCTGAACTCCGGGAATACATGACGGACGCCCTGAAATTCTGGATCAGGGAATATGACATCGATGGTTACCGCTGTGATATTGCCAGCTTCATCCCTATTGATTTCTGGGAAAATGCAAGAACGGAACTGGATGCCATCAAACCTGTGCTGATGCTGGCAGAAGCTGAAGACCGTGAACTGCACCGCAGAGCGTTTGACGTCACCTATAACTGGACGCTCTGGAATATCCTCCATCAGCTCGCCCTTAATGAAAGAAGTGTGAAAATACTTACCGAAGCTTACCTTGCCGAGCATGTCTCCATTTTCCCAAAAGATGGGATCCGGCTGAATTTCATTGATAATCATGACAAGAATTCATGGGAAGGAAACCAACTACAGCAATTTTGGTGA
- a CDS encoding alpha-glucosidase C-terminal domain-containing protein: MTRIHGKETNYSNFGDALEAATVFTVMMDGMPLVYSGQEAGLDRSLEFFEKDPIEWKTHKNEALYTTLFNLKHRNQALWNGSYGGEMVRIMNDKMDQVISFVREKNGDKVLIFMNLSKDSVMVQFDTSFDTGHYTSLFTGQPHTVPETMVMNMAPWEYVILHHEHPE, encoded by the coding sequence ATGACAAGAATTCATGGGAAGGAAACCAACTACAGCAATTTTGGTGATGCCCTGGAAGCAGCTACCGTCTTTACAGTGATGATGGATGGAATGCCCTTAGTCTATAGCGGTCAGGAAGCAGGACTGGACCGCTCGCTTGAATTTTTTGAAAAGGACCCGATTGAATGGAAAACACATAAAAATGAAGCCCTGTATACTACTCTTTTCAATCTTAAACACCGGAATCAGGCACTCTGGAACGGAAGTTACGGCGGAGAAATGGTGAGGATTATGAATGATAAGATGGACCAGGTGATCTCTTTTGTACGCGAAAAAAACGGTGATAAAGTCTTAATCTTTATGAACCTGAGCAAAGATTCGGTTATGGTACAGTTTGACACTTCCTTTGATACAGGCCATTATACCAGCCTTTTTACCGGCCAGCCGCATACCGTGCCGGAAACCATGGTCATGAATATGGCTCCATGGGAATATGTGATTCTGCATCATGAACATCCTGAATAA
- a CDS encoding DJ-1/PfpI family protein, producing the protein MANELSKAPVFDGTGYEPSLFSRSQFIAPKTDYKAAAYQNRNTDTNKKILVVCTEEKYMTMANGRKFSTGNHPVETFVPILHFQDAGYEVDFFTPEGNSVKMELWALPLQDAAVGDIIEKYSEQLAHPKSLRDFAQGDFRSETEYVAVFLPGGHGAMLGLPENEDLKKLIHWVVEKDKFMFAICHGPAALLAAAYQEDPENFPYKGYKINGFPDSIDETLPEIGYQPGKMPWFYGERLKNLGVEFLNEGISGACHTDRKLVTGDSPMAANQFGEMCAKVLSESTADSE; encoded by the coding sequence ATGGCAAACGAATTAAGCAAAGCACCAGTTTTTGACGGAACAGGATATGAGCCGTCACTATTTTCAAGATCTCAGTTTATCGCTCCTAAGACAGATTATAAGGCAGCAGCTTACCAAAACCGGAATACAGATACAAATAAGAAAATATTAGTGGTCTGTACGGAAGAAAAATACATGACGATGGCCAACGGAAGGAAGTTTTCTACCGGAAACCATCCTGTGGAAACCTTTGTGCCGATCCTTCATTTTCAGGATGCCGGATATGAAGTGGATTTTTTCACACCAGAAGGAAATTCTGTAAAGATGGAATTATGGGCACTTCCTCTGCAGGACGCTGCCGTTGGCGATATAATCGAAAAATACTCGGAACAGCTTGCTCATCCTAAAAGCTTAAGAGACTTTGCCCAAGGAGATTTCAGGTCAGAAACGGAATATGTCGCCGTCTTCCTGCCCGGCGGTCATGGAGCCATGTTAGGGCTGCCTGAGAACGAAGACCTTAAAAAATTAATCCATTGGGTAGTGGAGAAGGATAAGTTTATGTTTGCGATCTGCCACGGTCCGGCTGCGTTGCTGGCTGCCGCTTATCAGGAGGATCCTGAGAATTTTCCTTACAAAGGTTACAAAATCAACGGATTCCCGGATTCCATAGATGAAACGCTTCCTGAAATAGGATACCAGCCAGGAAAAATGCCTTGGTTCTATGGTGAACGGCTCAAAAACCTGGGGGTTGAATTCTTAAATGAAGGTATATCCGGAGCTTGCCATACAGACAGGAAACTGGTTACGGGAGACAGCCCCATGGCAGCAAACCAATTTGGGGAAATGTGTGCAAAAGTACTTTCTGAAAGCACAGCAGATTCCGAATAA